In the genome of Cronobacter malonaticus LMG 23826, one region contains:
- a CDS encoding GntR family transcriptional regulator: MPLTARQRAAPEAQGDRIYRLMKQAIFDFRLLPGDRFSENDVAARMGASRTPVRQALHRLEQEGYLDVQPRSGWQVRPIDFDHLEALYDLRIVLETEAVARLCALPAHVTPLPLRELREFWIDAPPLADGSDVAPHDEAFHMTLVGTAGNPEMARVHREVTEKIRIVRRMDFTQASRVSATYAEHGQILLAIFERNLKEARTRLHDHIAQSQKEVRKITLHALQQARRGASD; the protein is encoded by the coding sequence ATGCCACTCACTGCCCGACAACGCGCGGCGCCGGAGGCGCAGGGCGATCGCATCTACCGGCTGATGAAGCAGGCGATCTTCGATTTCCGGCTGCTGCCCGGCGATCGCTTCAGCGAAAACGACGTCGCCGCGCGCATGGGGGCGAGCCGCACGCCGGTGCGCCAGGCGCTGCACCGGCTTGAACAGGAAGGCTATCTCGACGTCCAGCCGCGCAGCGGCTGGCAGGTGCGGCCGATCGATTTCGACCATCTGGAGGCGCTCTACGATCTGCGCATTGTGCTGGAGACAGAAGCCGTCGCGCGCCTCTGCGCCCTGCCGGCGCACGTCACGCCGCTGCCGCTGCGTGAGCTGCGCGAATTCTGGATTGACGCACCGCCGCTCGCGGACGGCAGCGATGTCGCGCCGCACGATGAGGCCTTCCACATGACGCTCGTCGGCACCGCAGGCAACCCGGAAATGGCGCGCGTGCATCGCGAGGTCACGGAAAAAATCCGCATTGTGCGCCGCATGGATTTCACCCAGGCGTCGCGCGTCAGCGCGACCTACGCCGAGCACGGCCAGATCCTGCTCGCCATATTTGAACGCAACCTGAAGGAGGCCCGGACCCGACTGCACGACCATATCGCCCAAAGCCAGAAAGAGGTTCGCAAGATTACGCTGCACGCCCTGCAACAGGCGCGGCGTGGCGCGTCAGATTAA